TAAAACACATGAAAAGATATTTTACGTTGTTTCTTTTGAACTTTATTGGTGTAACCTTATTTGCACAGAAAAATAATTTTCAGAACTATGCTATCCAAACTTTAGATAGCATCTATAGCAAGTTTGGAAATACCAAGAATCAGCTCTTGGCTGAAAAATATCCCTTTGATGAAAACTTTAAAGCTGATTATCTGGATAATAATCAACAGGCAGCGCAGCAAAAGAAATATGCTTATCTATGGCCTTTCTCGGGTAGTTTCTCGGCTGTAAATGCCTTGATGGAATTGCCAAAAACAAAAAAGGCATTTCAGTTCATACTTGACAAAAAAGTCCTGGTTGGGCTACAGGAATATAGGGATGAAAGTCGGTCGCCGGTTGGTTATGCTTCTTATTTAAATACAGCTCCTCCCTCGGATCGTTTTTATGACGATAATATCTGGTTGGGTATCGATTTTACCGATAGCTATATCCATACAAAAAAAATAAACTACCTGTCTTCGGCCAAAGAGATCTGGAATTTTGTAAAGAGTGGGGAGGATGATAAACTCGGCGGTGGCATTTATTGGTGTGAACAGAAAAAGGAATCTAAAAATACCTGTTCGAATGCACCAGCAAGTGTATTTGCACTTAAGTTATTTATGGCAACCAATGATAGGTCCTATCTGCAAGAAGGGGAACGTCTTTATGAATGGACAAAAAGAAATCTTCAGGATCCCGAAGATAAGTTATACTGGGACAATATGCAGCTCAATGGAAAGATTGGAAAAGCTAAGTTTTCGTACAACGCCGGACAAATGTTGCAGGCAGCAGCCCTGCTTTATAAGTTAACGAAAAATAAACGGTACCTTGAGGATGCACAACAGCTGGCTGAGGCCTGTCTAGGCTATTTTTTCGAAACGGATGCGAAATTGAATTTCCCAAAATTGAAAAATAGCAATTTGTGGTTTCATGCCGTAATGATGCGTGGTTACATCGAGCTCGCTGCGGTGAATGGCGACCAAAGGTATCTCACCGTTTTTGCGAAAAATCTTGAATTTGCCTGGCAGCATATGCGCGATAAAGAAGGATTATTTAGTGCAGATTGGACCCTGAAAGATCAGCATAAATCGAAATGGCTGCTCGATCAATGTGCTTTTGTCGAAATGTACGCACGGTTGGCAAAAGCTGGGTATTAAAATCGATGTAAAACGGTATAAGGTTAAGACGCTGAAAATAATTTTTCAGCGTCTTTTTTTTGTTCTGTAACATATTGGTTAGAGAGATTAAATAATGTTTACTTAACATAATAGATGCTGTAAAATTTCTATTTGAACACCACCGTGGATATCATAAAAAAGGAGAAACCGACGATTACTTTTGTGCATTTCGACCAACCTGATGGCGTAGGCCATAATATCGGGCATAATACACCGGAATACTATGCCGAACTAAAACAGGTCGACAGACGTATTGGTACCTTGCAGCAAGCTGTAAAAGACGCAGGAATTGCAGACGAAACAATTTTTGTTATTGCTGCGGATCATGGTGGTACCGGAAAAGGACACGGTGGTAAATCGCTGGCCGAGGTGGAGATTCCTTGGGTAATGACCGGACCAGGTGTACCAAAAGGAAAAGAAATCAAGGAAACTTTGATGATTTATGATATCGCGCCTACGTTAACTTGGTTGCTTGGTGCACCGCTTGATGCCGCTTGGCGCGGACAGGCAATCAAAGCATTCCAACAATAGTTGTTTCCCGTCAAACAAAAAGCCCCAAAGAATTTTCTTTGGGGCTTTTTGTTTGACGAATCGTCAATATTATATATCTACGACCACATCCATTTTGAAGTCGTCATCTTTTAGATGGACAATTTCCGTTGCTTTTTCGTAGTTAGTTGATTTCTTGGAGAAGAAGTCATGTTGTGTCGTTTCAGTATTCAAACCATTCAATACGATTGGGTTGACTTGTTTTACTTCGAAGATCGGATCAAAGCCTAAATTCATCAATGCTTTGTTGGCATTGTAACGAACATATTCTTTTACCTCTGCAGTTAAGCCAACTTCAGTATAGATCTCTTCTGTATATTTCAGCTCATTTTCATACAAATTGTAAAGCAAGGCCAAGAAACGAGCTTTTACCTGATCTTGATTTTTTAATTTTTTGAATTGATCTTGGGCTATTAATCCAACGAATACACCGTGAATGGATTCGTCTGCGATAATTTTCTTAATGATATCGGCAGAAGCAACCATTTCACCTTGTCCACATAACCATAATGGCAAGAAGAATCCAGAATAAAATAAGAATGACTCCAATAATACAGATGCAGCCATCGCCATATAAATCTCCTCGTCCGAAGCATCTTCTTTATCGATTGCGCGGTAGTAACCATCAATCGTTTCTGCTTTGTATTGAAGATATTTATTTTGTTGAACCCATTCGAAAATGTCGTTTATTTCGGCGGTTGTAGAAACTGTCGTGAAAATAGTGGAATACGATTTTGCGTGGATAGCTTCCATCATACACATATAGGACAACACAGCTTTATTCTGTAATGTATCGATATGATCGATGATTTTAGGCATACCTGTGTGGCTTTGAAGAGTATCCAACAAGGTTAATCCACCTAAAGCTTTTTTATACGCATCTTTCATTTCTGGGCTGATACGTTTCCAGCTATCGATATCTTTTGAAGGAATGTATTCCGTATCGATCCAGAATTGACGGATATTTTGTTCCCAGAACATCAATACATAATCGTTCTCAGGGGTATTCCAGTTGACAGCTTTATATGTTTTACTCATTTTTAGTTTAAAGTATTAGGCATTTATTATCACGTATTTGGATTGTTGATTTTAGATAAGCCAAAAGCCGCCAATGGCGTAGGCAACTTTTGACTTTCTCCCATTATATATCCAAATACTAAAATCTCAAAATTAAGCTGAACAAGAGACACATTCGTCGATGGTCGATTTTCTTGTCCGTGTATAATAAAGGGATTTCAACCCCAATTTATGTGCATAGATATAATATCTAGATAAATCTCTTGTCGAATCCTTTGAGTTTGTATGCAAAATTGTAGATACACCTTGATCAATATGGCGTTGGATAACCGAGATCAATTTTAAGACCTTGAATTGATCCATATCATAAGCCGATTTGAAATAGAAATAATTATCGTTTGTCAAGTATGGCATTGGATAGTAAGTTGTACTATCTCCATACTCACGTACCTCAATGATATCGACGATTGGCATAACTGATGCAGTTGCATTCATGATATACGAAGTCGATTGATTTGGAGCAATAGCCAAGCGGTAAGCATGATAAATACCATGTTCTTTGATTTTCGCTTTTAATTCCAACCAATCTTCGACTGTTGGAATATGTATTCCTTCAAATAACTCCGTTACCTTAGCTGTTTTAGGCATGTAATCGCGGTTTATGTAATTGTTGAAATACGTACCATCGGCATAGGCTGATTTTTCAAATCCAACAAATGTTTTACCACGTTCTTTGGCAATTTCCATCGATGCTTCCAATGAATAATAGTTCATCATCATAAAGAAAGTATTGGCAAAATCCAGTGCTTCGTTAGATTCATACATGATGAAGCTTTTTGCAAGGTAACCATGGAGGTTCATTGCACCTAGCCCTACAGAATGCAACTCGCGGTTTGCTTTTGCAATAGATGGAACCATATCGATATTGGTCACGTCTGTAACGACAGTCAAAGCACGCATAGCCGTTTTTACGGTCTCTTTGATACGTTTGTTGTCCATTACAGTCGCGATATTTAAGGAGCCTAAGTTACAGGAGATACCATAACGGATCGTGTCCTGTTTGCCATAGATCTCAATATCGGATACTTGAGATACTTGCATGATTTCAGTACACAAGTTTGAGAATTTCACTTGACCGATTTCATTCAATGCATGGACACGGTTGGTGTTCTCTTTGAAGAAAATATAAGGATATCCCGATTCTTTTTGTGTCTGAGCAATTTTAACTAAAAGGTGACGAGCATTGATTTTTTTCTTTTTCACGTTTGGATTCGTGATCAATTCGTCGTACATTTTGTCCATATCCATCTCATCCAAGAATTGTCCATACTCTTGCATCACCGTATGTGGGTAGATCAAATAGCATGGTTCATCTTTTTCTGCCAATTCCATGAATTTATCGGGAACGATGATACCGATCGACAATGATTTGATACGTACTTTCTCGTCAACGTTGATTTTTTTACAATCTAAAAATTCTTCGATGTCAGAGTGGAAAATATTGAGGTATACTGCACCAGCACCCGGACGTTGTCCCAACTGGTTAGCATATGAGAATGTATCTTCCATAATCTTCATGATTGGAAGTACACCGCCGGCACGGCCTTCAACACCTTTGATAGCTTCTCCGCGAGCACGGATTTTAGAGATATTGAACGATACACCACCACCGATAGAAGACAACTTCATTGCGGAATCAACAGCATAACCGATACCATTTAAGTTGTCGCCGATTTCATCCAAGAAACATGATACTAATTCACCCGAGCGTTTCTTTCCTGCATTCAAGAATGTAGGGGTCGCTGGCTGATATTCTTGATTGATCATGATTTCTGCATATTCAATTGCTTTTTGAACACCCTCTTCTCTTGCTAAGAACAAGGAAACAGCAACTACACGG
The DNA window shown above is from Sphingobacterium thalpophilum and carries:
- a CDS encoding alkaline phosphatase → MNTTVDIIKKEKPTITFVHFDQPDGVGHNIGHNTPEYYAELKQVDRRIGTLQQAVKDAGIADETIFVIAADHGGTGKGHGGKSLAEVEIPWVMTGPGVPKGKEIKETLMIYDIAPTLTWLLGAPLDAAWRGQAIKAFQQ
- a CDS encoding glycoside hydrolase family 76 protein gives rise to the protein MKRYFTLFLLNFIGVTLFAQKNNFQNYAIQTLDSIYSKFGNTKNQLLAEKYPFDENFKADYLDNNQQAAQQKKYAYLWPFSGSFSAVNALMELPKTKKAFQFILDKKVLVGLQEYRDESRSPVGYASYLNTAPPSDRFYDDNIWLGIDFTDSYIHTKKINYLSSAKEIWNFVKSGEDDKLGGGIYWCEQKKESKNTCSNAPASVFALKLFMATNDRSYLQEGERLYEWTKRNLQDPEDKLYWDNMQLNGKIGKAKFSYNAGQMLQAAALLYKLTKNKRYLEDAQQLAEACLGYFFETDAKLNFPKLKNSNLWFHAVMMRGYIELAAVNGDQRYLTVFAKNLEFAWQHMRDKEGLFSADWTLKDQHKSKWLLDQCAFVEMYARLAKAGY
- the nrdE gene encoding class 1b ribonucleoside-diphosphate reductase subunit alpha, with the translated sequence MVANEVAKNWILLNNEIMIKHDDEFSLHKDKEAVRAYFLEYVNKNTVFFYTLKEKIDYLVENNYYIDFYQWFTFEEMETVFNYVYAKKFRFESFMAAFKFFQSYALRDDSGEKFLERYEDRVVAVSLFLAREEGVQKAIEYAEIMINQEYQPATPTFLNAGKKRSGELVSCFLDEIGDNLNGIGYAVDSAMKLSSIGGGVSFNISKIRARGEAIKGVEGRAGGVLPIMKIMEDTFSYANQLGQRPGAGAVYLNIFHSDIEEFLDCKKINVDEKVRIKSLSIGIIVPDKFMELAEKDEPCYLIYPHTVMQEYGQFLDEMDMDKMYDELITNPNVKKKKINARHLLVKIAQTQKESGYPYIFFKENTNRVHALNEIGQVKFSNLCTEIMQVSQVSDIEIYGKQDTIRYGISCNLGSLNIATVMDNKRIKETVKTAMRALTVVTDVTNIDMVPSIAKANRELHSVGLGAMNLHGYLAKSFIMYESNEALDFANTFFMMMNYYSLEASMEIAKERGKTFVGFEKSAYADGTYFNNYINRDYMPKTAKVTELFEGIHIPTVEDWLELKAKIKEHGIYHAYRLAIAPNQSTSYIMNATASVMPIVDIIEVREYGDSTTYYPMPYLTNDNYFYFKSAYDMDQFKVLKLISVIQRHIDQGVSTILHTNSKDSTRDLSRYYIYAHKLGLKSLYYTRTRKSTIDECVSCSA
- the nrdF gene encoding class 1b ribonucleoside-diphosphate reductase subunit beta, whose product is MSKTYKAVNWNTPENDYVLMFWEQNIRQFWIDTEYIPSKDIDSWKRISPEMKDAYKKALGGLTLLDTLQSHTGMPKIIDHIDTLQNKAVLSYMCMMEAIHAKSYSTIFTTVSTTAEINDIFEWVQQNKYLQYKAETIDGYYRAIDKEDASDEEIYMAMAASVLLESFLFYSGFFLPLWLCGQGEMVASADIIKKIIADESIHGVFVGLIAQDQFKKLKNQDQVKARFLALLYNLYENELKYTEEIYTEVGLTAEVKEYVRYNANKALMNLGFDPIFEVKQVNPIVLNGLNTETTQHDFFSKKSTNYEKATEIVHLKDDDFKMDVVVDI